GTCCGACGGCAACGTGGCGAACTACGAGATCGTGCTCGTCGACGACGGGTCGACCGACGCGACCCCGAAGTTGATCGACGACTTCGCGGCCGCCGACCCACACGTTCGCCCCGTGCGCCACGAACGCAACCGCGGCCTCGGCGCCAGCATCCGCAGCGGGTTCGCGGCGGCCACCGGCGACGTGGTCCTGTACACCGACGCCGACCTACCGTTCGACCTCCTCGAGCTCCACAAGGCCCTCCGGCTGCTGCGCGTGTACGACGCCGACATCGTGTCGATGTACCGCCTCGACCGCACCGGCGAAGGCCCCAAACGGTTCGTGTTCAGCCACATCTACAACTTCCTGATCCGCTACTCGCTCGGGCTGCGCGTCCGCGACGTGAACTTCGCCGGGAAGGTGATCCGGCGCGACGTCCTCGACCACCTCGACCTGCAGAGCGAAGGCTCGTTCCTCGACGCGGAGCTGATGGGCAAGGCCGAGCGCCTCGGCTTCACCATCGTCCAGTTCGGCGTCGACTACTTCCCCCGCACGCGCGGCACGTCGACCCTGGCTGGTACGAACGTGATCGTCGGCATGCTCCGCGACCTCGCCCGCTGGCGGCGCCGCCTCCGCCAGATCGAGCCACTCCCCGGCGGCCACCGACGCTCCTGAGCGACCCATGGCGGGACACGTCGATCACCTCGGCCACGGGGAACCCCGGTCGCCGACGGACGGACTCGGCATCCCTGCGCAGTGCGCATCTCCCCCGCCGCACGCCCACCCGCGACGCGCGGCACGCGGCCGCGATGGTCATCGTTCAGCCAGTTGCAGCCAGCCGGGAGGCTGCGAGGGACCACACGATGCAGAGCACCGACACCGAGTCGCATGGACGCACGTCCGAGGACTCAGCCGAGAACTTCCGCAGGAGTGAACAGCCGGCGCGGCTCAGGTCGCGCTGGCGTGTGCCGCGACGACCTCGGCGCACCGCTCGACGAACTCGCCGAGCTCCGCCTCGTCC
This is a stretch of genomic DNA from Acidimicrobiales bacterium. It encodes these proteins:
- a CDS encoding glycosyltransferase family 2 protein, with the protein product MAAHFNRLSLVFPAWNEEAMLGRTVAAATDIGERLVSDGNVANYEIVLVDDGSTDATPKLIDDFAAADPHVRPVRHERNRGLGASIRSGFAAATGDVVLYTDADLPFDLLELHKALRLLRVYDADIVSMYRLDRTGEGPKRFVFSHIYNFLIRYSLGLRVRDVNFAGKVIRRDVLDHLDLQSEGSFLDAELMGKAERLGFTIVQFGVDYFPRTRGTSTLAGTNVIVGMLRDLARWRRRLRQIEPLPGGHRRS